DNA sequence from the Thunnus maccoyii chromosome 7, fThuMac1.1, whole genome shotgun sequence genome:
atttttgtctttttttggtcCTATTTGTAGTTTTAGGGTTTTTTGAGACCGTCTTTACTGCAGAGATGCAACTTCACATCCATTGCATTGCAGAGTTTTACCTTCACCTCAATTTCTTTCAGTACTTGtgcatgttttctcttttgcaGTGCAATATTTGAGtcgtttttgtttttgctttctaAGAGATGGGTTAAACTGCACTTAAAAGAGTACTACACAGATTTAGCATTGCATTCCTTTAACACTGTCAGACTCACAATatggaaagtttaaaaaaggataaaaatcaatgcagcagaacaaGAGATATCGTCTTTTTTCTGCAACACATTCTCCTTTTTTTATCAAAGCCTGGTGCCTACATTGCCCATAATACAACTCGACCACTGACAGTTCAATTAAACTGGATCCCATTCTACATTCTTCTACAGTGTGGTAGGTGGTGGTATGCACGTATAAGTACCAACTTATACGTGCATACCACCACCTATCCgtcaataaacacaaagacgAAGAAGTCAGATCACTTTGGAGATTCAGGtatgttatgctagtagcggctaatgtagcctggagctgctcgCCTCCAGCAGGGATCaggagcaggctacagaggtctggtaacctcactgctttctaactccacaccctcagattcttttctttttcaaacttgtagtcttcagtcCCAACCACAGCCTCAACGCTTTGCTCAGATGTAATACTCCCCAAGACCGTtaactttgatgtgtaaaatcggtgGGGTTCCCCTTTACAATCTGTGTAATCACTTGTGTTGTGATGTCTTGTGGACTATAGAGAGCTGAAGTACATGTCCTGGTCTGTCTCTGTTTAACTATAAGTCAGTAGATTTTCTAATAGAGTTTTCGTGAAGAGCCAAAGCAAACTCCTTGAGTCTTCTGTCCATAGTTAAATTGGTATCTTCTGCTGAACTGAATTGTAAAATCTTAATACTTCGATAcattaacaaagacaaaacaatgattGTTGTTGGCATTCAACCAAATGTGTAAAAGCGTGTAAAAATGTTAAGTTGTCAAGTCAAGACAGAAACTTAAACAGTCATGTGATGTGGATGCAGATGAATAGAAAAGAGtaggccaaaaaaaaatgtaggcaTCCCACAATTTTAGATCCGTTATTATGAGATTAATACGTTTTGCACTGTGGACAAACgcagctattacacattttgatgtgagactggttTGGTAAGTCATgcaaaaaatattccagtagagccccaaaataaaaatatggacctggaaatgtgcatgatatgtcccctttaagtgaTGAAAGTGCATCTGCCACTGTTGTTTTCCACTGAAATAGACATAATATACAGGAGTTTAGTTAATCTGACTGAATTTCCTGTAACGCATCATACTCAACCCTTCCCAGTTAGGTAAGATAaaggtgttttgtttgttttcttttttcgtACTGGCTTAGCAGCCTGTGACAGCCCTGTCACCATGGAGACGGCCAATCACCACAAACTCGGCGTCACCGCGGAGACAGGCCCAGGCAGGGCCAGGACAGCAGTTGTCACAACGGCCCATCGTCTCGAACCGGCGGAGCTCGCAGTCAGAGCTCATCGCAGGGCGGCGTCTCCGGCAGTCAGCGGCCGTCTGCGAGAacagacaggtggaggagaagaagagagagatgagaggaaagaggagaggacaggtggaggaggggggaggtgaAGGAGACGGAGAAGGCCTACGACTGGAAGGAGTCGTTAAAATCTTTTGTCTTTGTGATCTGTTAAGTGTTCATCATCTCATCCACTCTGTTTGTTTGGTTTACAGGTTTAGAAAAGATAGAAGctactgtgacttttttctctccttcctctccccctGCTTTCCTTCTGcactttcacattttctttctttctttctttcttctcttgtGTTCAGCTGTTCTTCCTTCTGTCCTTCTGtcatatttcctttttctcatttttctccatatttctctctttcttcttcttctttctttcttttttcttttcttctgttcatGTTATTCCTCACTTCCTTCTTGCTTTCTTTCATTTGCCTTCTGTCCTTCCATcctttcacattttcttctttcttccacTTCAGTTCAGTTCTTTATTCTTCCCATATTCGtatcttttttcttgttttcatccGTTCTTCCTTCTGTGCTTTCactatttccttttttcattcctTCATTCCTTCTTTCCAGCCGTGTTTCCTTATTTTATGCATACTTTCCGTCTTTGCTTTCCTTATTACGCCTCGCCTTTATTTCctgcttccttccttcctttcccttttctgctttccttcttttttccatccattcttccttttctttctatttttctattttcctaCCTCATCTCTtccatccctccttcctttTTATTGtcctttcacattttctttatttattttccttctatctctcctttctttttttcattctttattgaCACCCTTGTTTTCCTCCATTTACATCCACTCATCATTCATcgtatttgttttgtttataaaagtGATCTATTGTTTTGCATCGTGGGCCTGACGCTGTGATCACATTAGCCTTCTCGCTGCTGTCCTGTCTAGAAAGAAGCGCGCTGTgtgacagctgctgctgttttattaATAACGACTCATGGCTTTAAAGCAGACAAACACCTCTTCTATAGGATGGGCCATTACCCTTTTGTTTTGTACCTCTTTTGTCTTTAGTCCATCTTTGTGTGAGGAGAGGTAAACAAATCCTTCTGACTGTAGCCCgtagacagaggaag
Encoded proteins:
- the LOC121900148 gene encoding uncharacterized protein LOC121900148 isoform X2, producing the protein MMFKQSSGFLLLSLPLLLGLSEHFRSGGADGAFQFKRGYDGATPPHAGNSADYRPMINPHLNPVGSDKQTHAVVSKQPVTALSPWRRPITTNSASPRRQAQAGPGQQLSQRPIVSNRRSSQSELIAGRRLRQSAAVCENRQVEEKKREMRGKRRGQSIFV
- the LOC121900148 gene encoding uncharacterized protein LOC121900148 isoform X1 produces the protein MESLKKDKNQCSRTRDIVFFLQHILLFLSKPGAYIAHNTTRPLTVQLNWIPFYILLQCGRWWYARISTNLYVHTTTYPSINTKTKKSDHFGDSACDSPVTMETANHHKLGVTAETGPGRARTAVVTTAHRLEPAELAVRAHRRAASPAVSGRLREQTGGGEEERDERKEERTVHLCVRRGKQILLTVARRQRKRRRFSWDDKMRTPERLCD